CAGTGAAAACATTGTGTTGATGCTTGGGTGCATGACATATTAGatctggggaggggagaaaggacCAGAGGAACAGGGACAAGGAAAGGGGTCTAGGAAAGAGGAAGGTGGAGGAAGATGCAGAAATGGACAACAGTGCAGTTGTTCACTCCACTACCTCATAAATCCCAGAACAAAAGGGTAACATCAGACCCTAGCAGAAGGTATACCCACAGCTCTGTTTCCGCTCGAGTTGTACTGTGTCACAAATGATTCGCGTTCACATAATAGTCCtgaattttcaaaacagaaataccaACTGCCCTGCAAGCCCTTCTCCACCTCTCACTGTATCTCTTGGACACCGTTAAATGTCCTTCATCTGTAGTCATATTTCAAGGCTGGTCTGCTGGTGATGCACGGGCTGAGAAAGGGGACAGAGCTGGCCTATGTAGGGTGGCCTGTCACACAAGGATATCTCTCTGGAGAGGCTCATCATCTTCTACAGGTCTTCTTAAAGACCTGCTTCTACAATCACCTGTAGTAAAAGAGAGGGTCTTCAAGGGAGACTGGAAGGATGGATTTAAAACCCTGTGTCTTCAAAACTGTATTGTAACACAAAACCATGATGCATTGCAAATGCATTTATTCCCGCAGCAGTCATGAGGTAGGGACTTGGAATAAGATTCACTGCTAATTTAGAAGTCCAAGAACCAGGGCTTTACTCTGAACAGCATTTCTTGTCACTTTCCCTTACCATTCCTTTAACATTTTCCCCCAAATTACAATATACCATAATGCACCCGCTCTGGGATAGCCTGAGTGCTGCTAGAAGCCACAGAGAGGCTGTTTTGCCGTGCAGGTGGAAAGGCAACCCTTGGTCACTAGCAGGAGTGAGTAACTGGGGTTTCTGGCACTGCCCGTGTACAGCTGGGTCTCTCACTTCTGGGGAGATTTATAGGGCTTTCGCATACAGTGCAGGCTGAAAAAGCATGTACAAACAGTGCaagcaaatatatttcactGCAGACTCATTCTGTGACatcatttctttttaacagtgaaAATCTCTCAGTCCTGAAATCAATTACCCTATGGCCGAGTGACAAGAAAGTGCAAAAGCACTAATGCCAATGTGAGCTTCAGAAATGACAACAGTATTGGTATCCTCTTTTTTCTGGGGCCTTTATGAATGCTGGGTGTATTTTTCAGTGTGCTAGTGTTTCCCAAGCCATTTTGCTTTAAGTAAATGTATAGCCATTGtgctgcgtgtgtgtgtgtacagcTGCACAAGCACATTTGACATACCTCCTGAAGATTGTTTTGCTAAGGTCTGTGACTTACTACACAATTAGAAACCAATTTTCTGCAAGAGTACTAAACACCCAGCTATTCTCCTTGACCCCAACAAGGGTTGCTAAATGCTTCAACTCTTTTGTAAAATTAAGGCACTTATTTAGGTGTCCCAAGCTGGATTTAAGACTCAAATTGAAGCATctagttaaaaaaacaaccccagtGTTTCCCTCAGTCTTTACCACTAAATTCAGTCTGTCAGCAGTGAGCACCACATCTGCGCTCTGATTAACACTAGGACTGCTTCACATTACAGTGCAGCCAGGAGCTTCTCAGGCAGGATGGACTTGCTATAGGAACCTGTGCAGACCAGACCTAGACACACTAGGTTTGTTTCAAGTCCTTGTTCCCCATTATGTTTCCTGTACCAAAAGAGTCAGGTGGGACCACATCACCAAGACACCTCTGTTTATTCAAAACAACCTATCATCCTTCAGGTTTGTATCATCATGTTCACCCACATACAGTCTGCTGTGCTCCCTCAAACAGTTCACTAAGTTACCCTGAGCTGTCTCCCTCAGTCTTGCTGTAATTATTGAATGGGTGACCCTGCAATGGTGTGACCTTTCTGTGGTTATATTTCCGAGTCCTCAATAGGGCTATTCAAAAATACTGCAGTAGGAAGTGGTGGCAAAGATTCATTGGGACGGATAAACTTTTCAGCGGGGAATTGTTTTACTTCTGAGACAGCATGGACTCGGGATGACTTATTCTCCACAACCTGATTCTTAAGCGTCCCTATGTCTGAGTCCCAGGCTTGTCCCCTCCGCATTTTCTTAAGGGTGTTACGGAAACCCTCAGTACTAAAGTAGTAGATCAGGGGGTCCAGCATGCAGTTCATGCTGGCCAACAGCATTGTTGTAATTAACACTTGGCGCACGGAGGCCTTTGTTTGTTCCTCTACCTTCATCACCTGGGCCTTTATCATCCCATAAACTGCCAGGGTAGTgttgtaaggcacaaagcagATGATAAAGATGACCAGATTGACAAAGAGGAGACGGACAGTCTTCTGCTGTCTCAGGGTCTTCGTTTGGCTGTCCTGGCAGAGCTCCTGAAAGATTCGAATTGAGCAGTATGTCACAGAGCTGAGAGGCAGGAGAAACCCCAAGATTTCAGCCAGGACAACTAGGGGGAAGAGGTTATGCTGCCATATGTCGTTACTAAAGCTTTCAAAGCACAGATAAGTGGTCTGGTTGTGTTCCTCACAGTGGTTTTGCTTGTGGACTATGGCAGTGGGGATAGAGCCCATGAAGATCACAACCCAGACAAACAGGCAAAGGAGCTTGGCCACCTTGGGGCGCCGCAGGTGCCGCCAGCGAAGCGGGTGGACAATGGCAACATAGCGATCCAGGTTGATGCACATGAGGAAGAGGCAGCTACCATACATATTGATCTGAAAGACAGAGCCAGAGACCTGACACAGGGTGTTACCAAAGGGCCAGTGATGGTTGGAATAGTAGTAGAGTCGCAGTGGCAGAGGGAGTGTGAAGGTGAGGTCACTTATGGCCAGGTTGAACATGTAGATCATCACTACAGACTTCAGGCGCAAGTAGCGGATGAATATCCAAAGGGCCATCATGTTCAGCATCAAACCTGTAATGAATATCAGGATGTAGCCAGGCAGGAGGAAGTGGTGGTTGAAGCTGTAATCCTTGCATGTCTGAGACACATTGGAAGCTGACATGCCCAGCGGGGATCGGGGAAGGGTCTCACTGAGATGGCTGAGCCGGCTGGTGGGCTAAGGAGGCACAAATAAAAGCACAGAGAGAAGTCATTCCCCTCTAAGAAGCTATGGGCAGGTCATTCTCCTCATCTGCGGCTGGGAGGCAGGTGGGCGTATCTCTCTCTTGACTGGTGCTGCTTTGGATTGCTGGTCAGTGGTCATCTGGCAGGGATGGTAGTGTAGTCAGCTTCTGCCTCTAGTTCAGCAATTCTTTCCAGTGGTTGTGGGGATGCTGATGCAATGGAGGGTCACTGCCAGTTGTCAAATGTCAGCACAGTTCCTGGTCAAAGTGGAAGTCCAAGATAGGAGAGTTTAAGTGAGGGGGAAATCTCTTGAAAAGTCAAAATCCCACCATGATGGCTTCTGCTGCAAGAACTcacaaagaaatcaaaagacTAAGAAAAATGGGCAGTAGAAAAGTGAGCAGTTACATGGCAGAAGAAGCCAGAGCACAGAGAAGGTAATTGTTGTACAGAATCATTTATCGCTCAGCCCCAGAAAATGCACGTTACTTTGATCACTGCTGAAATCACATATATACAAGAAAGGGGCAGCACAAGATCACATGGGGAAAGCAGTCAAGGCAGCtcgaggaaaaaaaaagacagaaagaaaaagaagaaagcaaacattttgaGGGAAAAATGCTGACTGGAAggaacttaaaataaaaactgcataGTATTGTTTTATATCGGAGAAACAGGACTTTGTACATACATTGCAGATAAAAAGAATTACACTAGTTAGACTTGACTCCACCCTAGCTCCTTTTCCTAGGTGAAACAACCCACATAAACCTGAGCCCCAGCTAGTTGGAGTTCCTTCTGTGGCTTACATTCATACCATTCCTTTGGTATTCTCTCTTGCATGAGACCAGTGGTGTCTATTTGGATTGGATGTCCTCAGATCATTTTCCTGCTTACAACACCATAAAGCATGAAGCAGCCCATGTCCCAcaaacacagagcagcacaCCCAGGTAATGGAGCACACAGTAAAGCAGGAAGAGCCATGGGATTCATGTGGACAAACATACCTGTGACTCCGAAGTGGTGTCAGACTGGTAACCAATATAGATACTAATGGTAGCACTGCCCTGCCAAACATTGATCAACTGGATTGAGTCCAGTGGAAGGCCATCAAAAAGATCACGGGGCTGGAACACTTGTCCTGCAAGGAGATGTTAAGGGAACTGTGCttgttcagctggagaagagaaggctccagggaatATAATAGCAGCCTCCCCATACCTGCAGGGTGGTTACTGGAAGAGGACAGTTAGCTGTTCACAGTGAAGCATGGCAGGGAGACAAAAGGCAATGGGCATAAATTGAAGCAACAGGTATTCAGACTGGATAtagggaaaaatgttttcactgtaAGGACAGTCAGGCATTGCAATGGATTTCCGCAAgtggttgtggagtctccatccttggaggtattcaagACCAGATTCTATAAAGTGCAGACTAAACTTCTCTGATCTGATAGCTGACCTATTTTGAgtaggaggttggactagagactgccttaattattctatgatcCTAAAACTGGATGGTTGGTAGATATGATGGAATTCCCCATAGCTGCTTGCAGGGGTTAGATAGGGACTCCTTCACAGAGCCCAGGTAGAGTGTGATTTACCTCAAAAGGAAAGTAGAATTTTCTGTCTAAAGgaaatttttaactaagtttgGTATTACTGTAAGAGGAAGCTACTCAGCAACTTGACAGGCTTGACAGGCATGTCAGACCTTCTGGATGGCGTTTGTGGGGTGATGCACAGATCTAGAGGGAGGATCTATTAAAGACAGAAGAAGTGTGTGCTGACCTCATAGGTACAAAAAGATTAATTCTGTCAATATGCTAAACAATGAAAGTGGAAGTCTAATATGGGCGAGTAGACAGCTATCAATTTGCCCTTCCTTTTGTGTTGTTGAGCAATTTTCTTAGAGGAACTTCTGCTGGTTTGTCAAGCTACATCTGAGTGGCTTTCACCCTTCTTTGGCAATGCTGGATGAAAATTTTGTGCGAAGACTTGCAtaagtttaaaatataataacaaaatatataaaaataataatataataatccAGCAAGACAAGGCAAATGTGCAAGCATGTTGTGAAATGATGAGATGCTTCAAAAAATCTCAAGGAGGTATGCCAGCTTTTTCCAGAGCCAAAACCTTGCAATGACTGCAGTCTGAACAGAGTGGTGAGACCTTCGTCTTGACCAAGACAAAGAGAGTGAGACTGAGGCTCTGTGAGAGACCATGACCTGCTCTAACATGTGTCCCCAGACCAGCCAGCTGTCAGGTGAAGGTGACTTGTCTCCACAGACAAGCTTTTTTAATCAAGAGGTATTCAATAAACACCTCTAGGGAATATAATATGTAAGCACAGTTTGTACTGTGTGAGATAAGTGGTCTATCTACAACTAGTAGTCTGTCTCAAATCATGGATGGTGAAGGTATAATGTAAGAACAGTGCAATCATGTAGTTATGCTCCCTCGAGTTctcttcctgcttccagcaTATTGCAGGCCAGGGATTTCCTGACCCAGAGGTGACCTATTTGTATTCAGTAGTCCTCAGGGAattcttccattatttttttccgGTTGCTTTTTGAGTCCATGTAAAATTTGCCATCAAAAACATCCAGTGCCAGGAGTGGCAAGGAGTTCCACAGCTTAACTGCATCTCAGGTTAAGAACCACTTCCTTGTACTCATTTTTGAATCACCACTTGCTAGATTCAGTTCCTAGTTCTAGTACTGGAAGAGACAGTAGAAAAATCTTCCCTATTCACCTTCTTATCCCTCATGATTTTAGAAACAACTACCACGTTTCCCctcagtaactttttttttttaggctaaAGGGTCATTATCTTCATAGTTGTTCCTCATAGAGGAGCCATTCTGTTCTTGTTGCCCTTCTCAGAACCTTTCTAATTCTGCTATAGCTTTTGTGACCTCTGTGGTGGGGTGCTCAAAACATACACAATGTTGATGATGTGAATACACTGAGCTGAGTAGGCGCAGATCTCATTTGATAGGGATAATGGTCAGTTCAGATTGGTTTTTCTCTTCACTTAACTAGATGAAATTTCAGCTGTTATTTTAAGGCCAGTCACTCACACTGCAGTTCTTTGCAGCCAACCTTCTTCTTTTCTAACTTGAATAATTTTATGTCTCCAGCAGATCTGTTATTTCATTATTCATCCCTCATGAATAAGTCAAACTATCCAAGCCCCAGCACTGGTGTCTTAGAACTCCGCTGAGAAAACTGACCATCTACTCTTACTCTCTGTCCTGTCTTTTAGGCACTTTTTTCCAAGGTAGAAACcttgttttctaaatttctttaaGCACCATTGGTGAGAGCCCTTTGGAAAGCCTTTTGGAAATCCACATGGGCCACTCTTCACATGCTTGTTGACTCCTCCAAAGAACGACTGTGAGGCGCAACATGCCTTTATAAAAGCCATGACGTCTCTTCCCCAGTAATTAGATGTGACTGCATGCCaattgattttttcctttattataaCTTCTACTAATTTGTTCACCACAGACATCAAGCTCCCTGGTCTGAAACTCCCCAAGAGACCTTTTCTCAAATTGTGTCTGCTAGTGAGCCTTTAAAAGCAATGTTAAGCAAATGTTTCTATACCACAGTTAGTCAGGACCTTCACCCTTCAGTTTTTTTCAGATCTCTGGGGTAGAAGCCATGTAGTTTCAGACACTGCTCAGTTCATATTGCTGCTCCATAACCATTCCCACCACCATTTTGATCAGAGACAGTCCTTTGATGAATTTGCCTGTAAAGAGAGTTTCTGCCATGGAAGTCTCACAGGCTTTCCTGCCATGAACACCAGTGCAAGAAATCTGTTTAGTTTTTGCCCAccatcaccttttcttttttttctgagtggtCTTTCCTTACATACTAGCCCTACATTCTTTGAGACACCAAAGAGCAGAATTCTAAACTGGCAGCAAAGCTCACTGAGAGTGAAAAATAGATTGGGTTCTTttgaggggatttttttttttgtgggtggaAACACAGAAGCAAGAATCCACTAATGGTGGTGTTATTGAAGTTAAGCTGACAGTCTCAGATTTGACATAACAGATAGTGTAATCAAGGTCTCAGAGACCTGAAACGAAATGCATACATGCACAGTCTTTGGAAAGATGAAGCTGTGGGAATGGAgcatttctctgcagagctctggagGTACTGTTTTGACTGTCCCTCACTGAAGAAGAAAGCTATGGGTAAAGCAGGTTGGTAGTGGGAAGACAGAAGAGCTGAAATTGGTTGCATTGTTCTTCCTTGTTGGTTAATGTCTGAGAGCCACAGGCCATATTCTTTGTGGCTGTCTCTAGAAGAACCTCAAGTCCTCACTGCTctacaggaaagctgctgaGAGGTCTTCAAGTCATCAGCTGTGCAAAGAGGCAACAGTACCACAGCTCAATCATCCTCCACCTCACAATGACATGCTATCTTGAAACCCTGAAGGAACTTTCTGTTTGGTAACTGACCGTACATGACCCAGGAAGTGGAGGAAGCATATTTTTACCTCTCAGTGAAGATCAATGTGAGCCTCTGAAGACCATCTACCCAGACCATGGCTTTTCTCCAGCAGGGACAGAAAAGAACTCAGACCACACGTACTACCTAGGCAgatatttcttcctgttttcagttggaaaattaatttgttgCTAGTATTCTTGCTTTGGGAGGGGGGACAGAGGGAATGACATATGTACATGTGTGcctgtacacacacacacacacactatgAGCAACTGCTGCAAGGGAGGAGGAGCTGCACAAActaaaaggaagggaaaacacCGGTGAGTGAGCAAGAGGTGCTGGTAAAGGTGTAAGGTGGGAGCAATGTTGACTGCTGTCGCTGtgtgagaagagaggagaatATGGTACTGGAGGATGGGCAGACAACCACAAAAAACAGTTGAAAAGAATACACtgtcctcctctcccccacacCCCTCCTGTGACCACCCCACTTGGATGACAGCCACATACCTCCCCCATGTGCTTGGGAGCTGCCCAGGGCCCTGGCTGGAGTGCAGTGCTGGACTGAGATGAGCCAGAGGTTGGGTCCAGGGTAGGCACCTCTTTccagaggcagcaaaacagctgGCAGTCAAGGCGTCCCCAAAGGACATGCAAAGCCATGGAGATtttgagttttttcttttttggggtaGGAAACCCTAGCTGTACTTGCATACAGGGACTGGAACAGACAAGTGTGCCCTGATATGAGATATATGTCTGGCATCTCACTGCCTGGTCCTGGGTATCTTCTCTCTTGACACTGTCTCACTGATAGCCACTGACTTCCTAGCACTGCAAAAATTATGAAGGAGCGCAGCATGGTGGGACACAAGGTTATGCATGGGGCTGAGAAATGAGGTGGAAAAAGACAGCTAGAAAAACCTTGCCAAGCATGCTGCACGGTGTTTCCAAGACTGACTTGTCACTTAAACCCGGGAGCACTTTGGGGCTGTTCTGGGGATGCAGACAGAGAGTGTGGCATTGCAGTGCAAAGCAGTGCATCTGGAAATACAAACTGCACAAGCTCGCTTCGTAAATCTGAAACCAAGAGGAAG
The Phalacrocorax aristotelis chromosome 1, bGulAri2.1, whole genome shotgun sequence DNA segment above includes these coding regions:
- the LPAR5 gene encoding lysophosphatidic acid receptor 5 isoform X1 encodes the protein MSASNVSQTCKDYSFNHHFLLPGYILIFITGLMLNMMALWIFIRYLRLKSVVMIYMFNLAISDLTFTLPLPLRLYYYSNHHWPFGNTLCQVSGSVFQINMYGSCLFLMCINLDRYVAIVHPLRWRHLRRPKVAKLLCLFVWVVIFMGSIPTAIVHKQNHCEEHNQTTYLCFESFSNDIWQHNLFPLVVLAEILGFLLPLSSVTYCSIRIFQELCQDSQTKTLRQQKTVRLLFVNLVIFIICFVPYNTTLAVYGMIKAQVMKVEEQTKASVRQVLITTMLLASMNCMLDPLIYYFSTEGFRNTLKKMRRGQAWDSDIGTLKNQVVENKSSRVHAVSEVKQFPAEKFIRPNESLPPLPTAVFLNSPIEDSEI
- the LPAR5 gene encoding lysophosphatidic acid receptor 5 isoform X2, with protein sequence MLNMMALWIFIRYLRLKSVVMIYMFNLAISDLTFTLPLPLRLYYYSNHHWPFGNTLCQVSGSVFQINMYGSCLFLMCINLDRYVAIVHPLRWRHLRRPKVAKLLCLFVWVVIFMGSIPTAIVHKQNHCEEHNQTTYLCFESFSNDIWQHNLFPLVVLAEILGFLLPLSSVTYCSIRIFQELCQDSQTKTLRQQKTVRLLFVNLVIFIICFVPYNTTLAVYGMIKAQVMKVEEQTKASVRQVLITTMLLASMNCMLDPLIYYFSTEGFRNTLKKMRRGQAWDSDIGTLKNQVVENKSSRVHAVSEVKQFPAEKFIRPNESLPPLPTAVFLNSPIEDSEI